One Fulvia fulva chromosome 12, complete sequence genomic region harbors:
- a CDS encoding Tethering factor for nuclear proteasome sts1 has translation MNSVLKAGLPLAAHVLVKRDTHNPHRPSPSPPHASMSGRKRKASEEPDNDRMSTSPTASPSISGRNLPSSSAHRSIKRTRTTTATGRPLALPRLLETLSAEEMRQLLQNVCDQHPELQRDIVTQAPRPSIESTLSVLRKYEKAFQDAFPLGTRPTSDYSYNRVRHHLLQLIDAVREYTPHFLPPHETQDSLSLDYLDSVTNMIHRLPDWDTTMYQRHQDEAYDDIAKAWALVIREAAKRAGGFQLQFGGWDHKLVEHNQKSGSKMEEAVNELKAALGFMQAPQTTQSSRISAERASIRQQLFSGTYGQQRQLGVGPPSW, from the exons ATGAACAGCGTGCTGAAGGCCGGGTTGCCGCTTGCAGCACATGTCCTCGTCAAGCGTG ACACACACAATCCTCACCGCCCATCGCCATCACCACCGCACGCCAGCATGTCAGGCCGGAAGCGAAAGGCTTCCGAGGAGCCTGACAACGACCGCATGTCCACCTCGCCGACCGCCTCGCCCTCCATATCAGGCCGCAATCTGCCATCGTCGAGCGCCCACCGCAGCATCAAGCGAACGAGGACCACCACCGCGACCGGCAGACCACTCGCCCTCCCACGACTGCTCGAGACACTATCCGCCGAGGAGATGCGACAGCTTCTGCAGAATGTGTGCGACCAGCATCCCGAGCTGCAGCGGGACATTGTCACACAAGCACCTCGTCCATCCATCGAGTCCACACTGTCAGTCCTGCGCAAGTACGAGAAAGCCTTCCAGGACGCCTTCCCACTGGGCACCCGACCGACTTCCGACTACTCCTACAACCGTGTACGACACCATCTACTGCAGCTCATCGATGCAGTACGAGAATACACACCTCACTTCCTCCCACCCCACGAAACTCAAGACAGCCTCTCCCTCGACTACCTCGATTCCGTCACCAACATGATCCACCGACTACCAGACTGGGACACCACAATGTATCAGCGGCATCAGGACGAGGCGTACGATGACATTGCAAAGGCATGGGCGTTGGTGATACGGGAAGCAGCGAAACGTGCAGGAGGCTTTCAACTACAGTTCGGCGGCTGGGACCACAAACTGGTGGAGCACAACCAGAAGAGCGGAAGCAAGATGGAGGAAGCAGTCAACGAGCTGAAAGCAGCGCTCGGCTTCATGCAAGCACCACAGACAACACAGAGCTCGCGCATCTCAGCAGAGCGGGCGAGCATACGGCAGCAGCTCTTCTCAGGCACCTACGGACAACAGCGTCAGCTCGGCGTTGGGCCGCCTAGTTGGTAG
- a CDS encoding mRNA stability protein produces MALNPHQKNKVDVSSLSEEEQKLFRLYGKLPNKKDLFNKKLTERKYFDSGDYAMSKAGKADTSSLGTGLGREHPTPENIPHLSQVQNAGTPTAEGGPRGSVSGGPQLMPTESRGQSGSPVKEGSILQRGMSVDEQETEDIANVAGDTEAKGMPIRQ; encoded by the exons ATGGCTCTCAACCCGCACCAGAAGAACAAGGTGGATGTTAGC TCACTCTCAGAGGAGGAACAGAAGCTCTTTCGCCTCTACGGCAAACTCCCGAACAAGAAAGACCTCTTCAACAAGAAGCTCACCGAGCGCAAGTACTTCGACTCCGGCGACTATGCCATGTCAAAAGCTGGAAAGGCAGACACAAGCTCGCTAGGCACAGGTCTAGGACGCGAGCATCCAAC ACCCGAAAACATTCCCCACCTCTCCCAAGTGCAAAACGCCGGCACCCCCACCGCAGAAGGCGGACCTCGAGGCAGCGTCTCCGGAGGCCCCCAACTCATGCCAACCGAATCAAGAGGTCAGAGTGGCAGTCCCGTGAAAGAGGGCTCGATTCTGCAGCGCGGAATGAGTGTGGATGAGCAAGAGACGGAGGACATTGCGAACGTCGCGGGCGATACAGAGGCGAAAGGTATGCCGATACGGCAGTAG